One Geotrypetes seraphini chromosome 15, aGeoSer1.1, whole genome shotgun sequence genomic window carries:
- the SERPINF2 gene encoding alpha-2-antiplasmin isoform X2 produces the protein MKKLLFPMFVLFVSGLPLPIKGLELDWLLFDPDVGETDQHSGEVAAVNQTDGLSFNSSTTSSSPLYTDSSFQNSTSDTWEDLHPHARTTAFFQTSTSLPVEVTAATEDQEVPGLTEQSSAEGSDREEEQDDFPEEGEDEEGRCKKMVSLEERHIVAEALMKFSIDLFKQVHLESKMPNFLLSPFSIFLSLSQLALGAGNRTEKQLLETLHIDTVKCLHSTLKSARKELTKTILSLAARIYTKKGFQVKEKFLKRSESFYGAKPVNLIGKSDDDLIAINKWVKEVTGGKITKFLSYVPQDLVLLLLNAVYFKGLWRNKFDPSFTTEDVFYLNEQEMVTVEMMNAQKYPLSWFPLNNLEIARFPFKGNISFVVIMPNRYEWDALSVLSSLNYTELFSRFPKESPTLALESCLPSQISARSPTRLCLCPASSTRPH, from the exons ATGAAGAAGCTACTCTTTCCCATGTTTGTCCTATTCGTGTCAGGTTTGCCGCTTCCTATAAAG GGTCTGGAGCTTGACTGGCTACTCTTCGATCCTGATGTTGGCGAGACTGATCAG CATTCAGGTGAAGTTGCTGCTGTAAACCAAACAGATGGATTGTCATTCAATTCCAGCACCACTTCCAGTTCTCCTTTGTACACAGACTCTTCATTTCAAAACTCCACTTCTGATACCTGGGAGGACCTTCATCCACATGCAAGAACAACTGCCTTCTTCCAAACCTCCACGTCATTGCCAGTGGAAGTCACCGCTGCTACAGAGGACCAGGAAGTGCCAGGGCTCACAGAACAAAGTTCAGCGGAAGGCAGTGACCGAGAGGAAGAACAGGATGACTTCCCAGAAGAAGGGGAGGATGAAGAAGGAAGGTGCAAAAAAATGGTGTCCTTGGAAGAGAGACATATTGTCGCGGAAGCTCTGATGAAATTTAGCATTGATCTCTTCAAGCAAGTTCACCTGGAATCCAAAATGCCTAATTTTCTCCTGTCACCTTTCAGCATTTTCCTCAGCCTGTCTCAGCTTGCTCTAG GAGCTGGCAACCGGACAGAGAAGCAACTGTTGGAGACTCTGCACATAGACACAGTGAAGTGCCTTCACAGCACACTAAAAAGTGCTCGAAAAGAACTCACAAAGACAATCCTGAGCCTTGCTGCACGGATCTACACCAAGAAAG GATTCCAGGTGAAAGAAAAGTTCTTGAAGAGGTCGGAAAGTTTTTATGGTGCCAAACCCGTGAACTTGATTGGAAAGAGCGATGATGACCTAATAGCCATAAACAAGTGGGTAAAGGAGGTGACAGGTGGAAAAATCACCAAATTCCTGTCCTATGTTCCACAGGACCTGGTGCTACTGCTGCTCAACGCTGTGTATTTTAAAG GACTTTGGAGAAACAAATTTGATCCTAGCTTTACTACAGAGGACGTGTTTTATCTGAATGAGCAGGAAATGGTTACAGTAGAAATGATGAATGCTCAGAAGTATCCTCTCAGCTGGTTTCCATTGAATAATCTGGAG ATTGCCAGGTTTCCCTTTAAAGGAAACATAAGTTTTGTCGTCATCATGCCAAACAGATATGAATGGGATGCCTTAAGTGTACTCAGCAGTCTCAACTACACAGAACTGTTCAGCCGCTTTCCTAAAGAGTCACCCACCCTG GCCTTGGAGAGCTGTTTACCCAGCCAGATTTCCGCAAGATCTCCAACGAGACTTTGTTTGTGTCCAGCATCCAGCACCAGACCACACTAG
- the SERPINF2 gene encoding alpha-2-antiplasmin isoform X1, with amino-acid sequence MKKLLFPMFVLFVSGLPLPIKGLELDWLLFDPDVGETDQHSGEVAAVNQTDGLSFNSSTTSSSPLYTDSSFQNSTSDTWEDLHPHARTTAFFQTSTSLPVEVTAATEDQEVPGLTEQSSAEGSDREEEQDDFPEEGEDEEGRCKKMVSLEERHIVAEALMKFSIDLFKQVHLESKMPNFLLSPFSIFLSLSQLALGAGNRTEKQLLETLHIDTVKCLHSTLKSARKELTKTILSLAARIYTKKGFQVKEKFLKRSESFYGAKPVNLIGKSDDDLIAINKWVKEVTGGKITKFLSYVPQDLVLLLLNAVYFKGLWRNKFDPSFTTEDVFYLNEQEMVTVEMMNAQKYPLSWFPLNNLEIARFPFKGNISFVVIMPNRYEWDALSVLSSLNYTELFSRFPKESPTLVKMPKLVLEYQLELNHALTRMGLGELFTQPDFRKISNETLFVSSIQHQTTLELKEDGVEASAVTGVFMFRSLSTFSINRPFIFIISHDPTGFILFLGLVRNPNPNLSVKRTDLKDFLDLKHFLKTIDPK; translated from the exons ATGAAGAAGCTACTCTTTCCCATGTTTGTCCTATTCGTGTCAGGTTTGCCGCTTCCTATAAAG GGTCTGGAGCTTGACTGGCTACTCTTCGATCCTGATGTTGGCGAGACTGATCAG CATTCAGGTGAAGTTGCTGCTGTAAACCAAACAGATGGATTGTCATTCAATTCCAGCACCACTTCCAGTTCTCCTTTGTACACAGACTCTTCATTTCAAAACTCCACTTCTGATACCTGGGAGGACCTTCATCCACATGCAAGAACAACTGCCTTCTTCCAAACCTCCACGTCATTGCCAGTGGAAGTCACCGCTGCTACAGAGGACCAGGAAGTGCCAGGGCTCACAGAACAAAGTTCAGCGGAAGGCAGTGACCGAGAGGAAGAACAGGATGACTTCCCAGAAGAAGGGGAGGATGAAGAAGGAAGGTGCAAAAAAATGGTGTCCTTGGAAGAGAGACATATTGTCGCGGAAGCTCTGATGAAATTTAGCATTGATCTCTTCAAGCAAGTTCACCTGGAATCCAAAATGCCTAATTTTCTCCTGTCACCTTTCAGCATTTTCCTCAGCCTGTCTCAGCTTGCTCTAG GAGCTGGCAACCGGACAGAGAAGCAACTGTTGGAGACTCTGCACATAGACACAGTGAAGTGCCTTCACAGCACACTAAAAAGTGCTCGAAAAGAACTCACAAAGACAATCCTGAGCCTTGCTGCACGGATCTACACCAAGAAAG GATTCCAGGTGAAAGAAAAGTTCTTGAAGAGGTCGGAAAGTTTTTATGGTGCCAAACCCGTGAACTTGATTGGAAAGAGCGATGATGACCTAATAGCCATAAACAAGTGGGTAAAGGAGGTGACAGGTGGAAAAATCACCAAATTCCTGTCCTATGTTCCACAGGACCTGGTGCTACTGCTGCTCAACGCTGTGTATTTTAAAG GACTTTGGAGAAACAAATTTGATCCTAGCTTTACTACAGAGGACGTGTTTTATCTGAATGAGCAGGAAATGGTTACAGTAGAAATGATGAATGCTCAGAAGTATCCTCTCAGCTGGTTTCCATTGAATAATCTGGAG ATTGCCAGGTTTCCCTTTAAAGGAAACATAAGTTTTGTCGTCATCATGCCAAACAGATATGAATGGGATGCCTTAAGTGTACTCAGCAGTCTCAACTACACAGAACTGTTCAGCCGCTTTCCTAAAGAGTCACCCACCCTGGTAAAAATGCCCAAATTGGTTCTGGAATACCAGTTGGAGCTTAACCATGCGCTCACCAGAATGG GCCTTGGAGAGCTGTTTACCCAGCCAGATTTCCGCAAGATCTCCAACGAGACTTTGTTTGTGTCCAGCATCCAGCACCAGACCACACTAGAACTGAAGGAAGATGGCGTGGAGGCCTCTGCTGTCACTGGAGTGTTCATGTTTCGCTCACTTTCTACCTTCAGTATCAATCGGCCTTTCATCTTCATCATCTCCCATGATCCAACGGGTTTCATACTGTTTCTGGGGCTAGTCCGAAACCCAAACCCAAATTTATCTGTAAAAAGGACAGATCTGAAGGACTTTCTAGATCTCAAACACTTTTTGAAAACTATTGACCCTAAATAA